ataagtaatatgtatttattattaataatattcatTAACTCTCTAAAATATGTGTTAAcgttgaatatgaatgaaactaGTCTAGATCTTTGGTCTGAGCCCCACCCACCTAATATAATGgtttctgaatttttagttGACATTTTGCAAAAAGAAACCACCATCAACAGCGACTATTACTGTGCAATTTTGGATCGACTAAAGGCTGAAATCGCAGAGAAACGGCCacatttgcaaataaaacaagtagggaagttctaagttcgggtgtaatcgaacattttatactctcgcaaatgcaaggatcaaagcccggaaaattaattcaggtgttggcaaaattttatactaaaggaagtattgatccgatttaacaaatttttgacacaaaaactaACTATTATCGagactttcatttatttattttattatatgaaattcaattatatatcatacacattgaccgatattttcggtaaaaagtcaactataggcactggggtccacatattccgtACCTAGggtcttgaacagttttggttcgatttagacaatttttggtcacaaggtggcatacattaaacgcaTTAATCTGTTCATTATAGCAAAGAGATATGAGAGGAATgttatgtatcgaatttggttgaaatcggttaagcagatcccaagatatgggttttcacctaaaagtttgtggtgccacgcccactatctaattttgaacgtggttcctataaaatcatcttataccataccagatatacaatttaatgtctctggcttgtttagtgcttgatagtagtttttaacagtaccgttatatgaggagtggtaggggttgtcacctgatttcagctattttcacactgtcgatagaggtgctaaaaaaatttttcctcattgaattttgtaattatagctTTAACAGTTAAGGAGATATCCattttaaacctattagggggcgggaccacgcccacttaaaaattttttttttacgacaTATGCCCCTTTTtgatgtgatcctgtatacaaagtcttttatcttattgtggagcttatttatggcaatttatttgtttttgattaatgtcgttttgtAGTCGTGGCAATAGtccaagtttcataaaattatctcaatttttactcaagttacagcttgcacagacggacggacggacagtcacccggatttcaactcgtctcttcatcctgatcatttatatatatataaccctatatcaaactcgattagttttaggtgatacaaacaaccgttaggtgaacaaaattgtaGCAACGTGTTGCgacagtataaaaattgtacaagTGGTTGAACTTCTTTCATGACAAAATTGAGATTAAAATCACCGCTTAAACTCATTGGCATATTGTGCAAATCTTCTCCTATTTCTGCTGCTCTAGAGGCAGTATATGTCAATAATACTTTATGTGTGAATTTTAATATATCGTAGTTCTCTGGTTCGGAGTGATGTAGAGAACAATCATTGCCACACTCTGTCCGCTTTTTATGACACATTCGGCCGCACAAATATCGTCAACTGCAGCCAACCagttaatttgttgtaaattcatattcatatgTGGAGTGACAATATTTATTCTGTCAGTGGAGTTATGGTAGACATCTACTCCACCAGCTCTTACATCGGGACGTTTGAAATGGACGACACAATCGAAGTTCGGCACATCCACAACGTCTTAATTGTTTATCCATGTTTcagacaataataaaatattcgctCGTTGGGCTACTGTGCCCGTCAAGTCTACTTTTTCAATTTAGAGAGAATAATGAGAGAATTAACATTAACTTTGACATTAACTTTAACATTAactttaacattaacattattcCGAATCTGTCGTGTTTTCGTTTCTCTCCCATGTCTCCTTCTGTCCGACTGACCCACCACGCACGTCATCCCCTCCCTTTTTCTGTCGCTTTTTCGTTTCATTCGATACTGGAATTATAACCCAACGAGCGCAAAAaagtttcacttcaaaaatattaaaaattttccttcaaaaaattttctgcCTATtcctaaaatatgtttaaatatatcttcaaaattttttaacaataatacaGTATATTCGTTTTACATCCCAAAATTGCTTTTTTAGGCTGCTATTCAAGGTGTGCACTttaatcagagaatgttaatgaatagagcagacgcaaatgttaaatgaaatctttttgagtactaatttgtaattccagatgagggaacatcgaaaaatataacttcgaaaaagaaaaatataccacacaatgtgcgaaatgccataaatagacacaacgaatattcctaaatgaaaaatcgttctgcatacctatttagatttatgttttccatttttatgatatgacaaaatgtataattttgaaaagcCTTTTAAATACCTATTATCGGTAAAAGCCCCAGaattcattataaaaaaaacatttaataggcaagttttccaacttatgtacttatgtgcgttgcgtgagcaattgcttattgatcaaaggataacaataaaacggtggctaagcgatcgcgtttccacttttgtggtggcttaggttgtaaacgtgaaggagttaagctcaatccgagtacgagcctatacgttcgaattcTAAAACTTATGAaacttaaattgtatataattttttattttattaattggaatctaagcatatctcgattcaattactttaatatcatattttacttcctgagataattaaaatatttcaggataATATGTTTACGTTTTTTGAATAtatccttattatgcgtatttacacaaatgtgataatcacacatacattcttaaatacacataCGCTGACGCTTGCTTGCCctgcacaaacaatgacttttgtctacactttttgttttttgcgagaagcaagttgaacgatcgcaggcaagaaggggtcaggggcgcactgctacatatttatatcagatatatttttattaatcgaatttattttaaaaacgattataaatatgaatttatgtgtatttatatttttacgtatattattattatattacgaaaataagtcataaatgcatcagtatttttcaatacaaattaagcaacatattaatatattacggatcctcacttgacacgcctctgtgcatggtggcaagccaacgaaataacggggAGTTTGCGCGGACattttgttgttgaaaaaacCAAATCACGACTTTgtagacaaacatacatatatacatctgagctcgcatacatattaacgccgaattttgcgcatcgtggcggagttgacaaaatttgtttcattcgACAATTTAAGACAATATCGGtcagctatgttgtctcgtttgtcctttttgcagtggtttgctattgaaagttgacttatgctcttttgaaatattgcgattaccgattgggctgcattttcatagcgtcgtctttcgataaaatgggctaaatcgaaaaactatgaaataatgataataagtaatcatatagaagtactatatggactgtgattagaatatatagaattaataaaggatttcatataaatggcaattttatataaattttataatttaatgtcatATGTAATGAATtatgtgaaatatattaaaatattattttagttcgctaataggtcatgttgccaattctcctttctgaagggaccatcagacaaattcttcaatttttgatttttagcaaatgttgtgaagaagcagcttgtgggcagcttacaaatgcgagggggatggtaggattttcagtggtggctgtcaaattgttaaattgaatttttctcgttttactgaaattcaatttcattcattcattttaaaaacttaatttcgcatttgcgtaggaactttatatgaaaaccaaatgtggtttaccaggcgcacagaaaaaatagcgcggcgcagagttataaCCGAACGCACTTtactttgaagcagacgcatgTTCCTTAAGAATGAATTtattgtcgttgtaatatgaaatacttagaaaataagccgcgagttcgcttgaatgttattggccgatgatggtgcgtctacgtttttttgtcacttgcgcgaatgtttgattttttgcgaaagacatattgagggacatatgtacatatgtgtacatatatgcaaatatatttggacatgtgAATGAAGGAaggtttgagttcacagattagacaaagttgCACGAATATCGtatgtggtgctgcttgtatagcacacttgtttattgcaacgtgaaatattttgcctaagttcaaatcctatcagatatttttatatactcttcttttatttttataacccttttttattcaataatattttaattccaatttcattattatttccctcattatttacattttcttttcataagtcaattattctccattttattactttaatttttgtttatgcgcataccaaagaacatctgtgcatatgtatgtatatacattttgcttatagagtggtgtagttcgttgcgtaaattaaTAGGatgttgcaattttattttcgaacttccgcgtttttgatgttccctcatcgtaattaacattttagtacagctaacatttgcgccttctctatttattaacattctctgcaattgatatgtgtgtatttgtatttttctttcagATATGCCTAAAACTATGCAATGTGTTATTGGATGTTAAATGAAGTTAATATCATAATGTGTTTCTACCAATGAATAGGTTAATGAAACGTTGCGAATGAGATTCATAAATGAAAAACTTACGCAATTCAATTATCAAGATGAGAATGGCATCGATAAGCGAGATTATCGATCAGCAGTCACTCACTAGTCAACTAGTCGACGACAGCGGTTTGATAACAACTACTGCATCGTCAGCGTCTGCTCGACGTGTGTCCGATGTTGGCGTGAGCGTGGATCACCCCTCATTGTCGCAAAATTTAGCGCTAATAGATGGGCACCGTACGCCATCATCTTCACCGGCTCCAGTTCTCTCGGCCCACAATGTCATCATAGACGATCATAATGTGGTTGCACATACAGTGGTAACAACCAGTGATGGAACCATCACCGACGTGGAAGGTGCTGGCCCGGTCGTAATGGTACGCACAATTATTGATGGCCTTAGTCATAGTCCGGTGCATTCGACATTTCAAACACCAACCACTGTTTCTGCTCAAAGTCAACATGAGCAGCAGGTGAATAGACAGCATTTACACAATAACGATCATCAGTTATATCAGCACCAACATCATCATCAGCTTGTGACATCACACCATCAACAGCTGCTACAAATTTCAAATCGACATCAAAATCTCCAAAGTCAGCATCGCACCCAGCAACATCAAAAAGATCGTTTACATGATGGCAGCTCTGTGGATTTTGTAAGCTCCGATGTTATTCTCGATGAATTGTCAGTTTGTTCTTCGCCAAACTCTGGCACTGTGACAAACATTATTGATATTAAACAGGAGGATAAAGTGGTTGTAATAGAGAAGCATGACTTGGGCACTAAGAAGATTGGTAAGCGAAGAGATGAAAATCCTTGTAGCGATCGTAGAACCTTAGATGTATCCCATATTGATGTTGACGTTGCTGTGGGTGGGATTAATGATCTTTCAACGGACGCAGTGGAGGTGACATTAAATCAACATCACCACCAACATGTTGAATTGCACCAACAGCGATTGCTGCATCATCACTATGTGAGCGGTGGAGGTAGTAGAAATGGCAGCAATTCGATGTCGCAGCATTCCCATGACAGTTTACATGAACATCAACAGTCACGTCATGGTCATCAGATTAGCGTATCGAATAACCACCACAGGAATACGCAACAGTCTGCACCACAGACAAGTGATCATCAGACATCGCATCATGAAACTTTGTCAGTAATTGTGCAGCAACATGACGATTCCCGCGACTCGGCTTCTCATATGCTTAGTCCAGAGCTAGGTGTTGTAGATGAAAACTCGCTGCAACCGACTTCTTATCAAACTTTGACGTCGGTGAATGAGCGCATTTCTCCGCCTAGCTTTAGCCCAACATCTTCATATGCGACATTGACACCGCTGCAACCATTACCACCTATATCAACAATGTCCGATAAGTTTGCTTACGGTGGTCATATAAATGGCGGTGGTGTGAGTGTCGGTGGTAATTGTGTTGGAGGTGGTGCTGGTAGTAATAGCAATTCCTCATCAAGCGGCGTTGGGCCATTCGCTGTGATGCCGCACCAGGGTAGTCTGGGTGGACTGAGTTTAAGCAGCCTTAGTGGACAATCTCCATATTCTTCTTATGATAAGCTACCATCAATAGGTATGTCAATGTCACCACCACACCACTATGGTACCTCACCATCGCATACAATATCGAGCATGGTGGTTGCGTGTGAACTACATACTGCATCGCCAAGCCCATGTGGTGCCCTCTCTCCACAATCTGCATACAGTCATTCTACTGAATTGCACTCTCCTACGCTGTCGTCTACCTGTAAAACAACTAGCGATGGTATTATCTCTAGCAGTGTCTGCGGTAACACCAGTCTCAGTACTGGAGGAACATCTCTTCATATTAACCAGTCTGATTCACAAAAGCAGGTTATATGTCTTTCCCAACCCGTAACTAGTGGTAACGGAACGGGGGTTGGGGAAAGTGTTGTTGTAACAGGTTATGAATCACCATACAGTATACATCAACGGGATCTTTTGGTGACTACAACGCCATCGTCCTCCTCCGCATCCGGTGAACGAAGTTCTCATTTGCAATTACAGCACAGCCCTATTTTGAGTCCACATTCCATATCAGCTGGTTCAGTATCGTTAAATTCTCCTGGAAGCTGTAGTATGGCCAATCAACCTGTGGTAACATTGCCGCCCATAAATGGAGCAATGGCAACTCTATCCGCTGCCTCGCTAGGCAATAGAGATATCGCTGACATTTCACGGCTGGAACAAGATGCTGTTGCAGTATCGCTTACACCATCGCCTCCACCAAATGATATGATGGGTACAGCTTCAACTCTCTTAACCATCCATCAACCAATGAGTCATGCGCAtccacaacagcaacagcagcaacaacaacaacatttagtCACTGTAACATCACAACAGCACAACATTGGCAAACAGTCACATCCTGTCACCAGTGACTGCAGCTTAAATGTTAGCAGCAGTAACTTGCGTCTCTCTAGTGTAATAGGTGGACAAAATTTGCTTAACAATAACAATTTGTTGTGTAATATGGGACAGCAACAGCGCCAACTTTCGCAACAGCATTTTCAAAGTgatcaacaacaacatcaattaCAACTTAATATTCAACATGTAACTACTATTAACAATGGCAGTAACAGTTCGAGTGGATCTAGTGGTTGCAATACAACAGGTGGCGGTGGCAGTACCTGTAGTAGCAGTGGGGGAGTAAGTGGCGGTGCTGGCACTGGAAGTGGAGGGAGTGGTGCTCTCACTAGCGGTAGCGATGTGGAGGAAATCAATACTAAAGAGCTAGCACAGCGCATATCTGCAGAATTGAAGCGATATAGTATTCCGCAGGCAATATTTGCGCAGCGCGTGCTTTGTCGTTCGCAAGGTACACTATCTGATCTCCTGCGGAACCCTAAGCCCTGGTCAAAGCTCAAGTCCGGTCGCGAGACTTTCCGACGTATGTTCAAATGGTTACAAGAACCAGAGTTTCAACGAATGTCAGCCCTACGGATGGCAGCAGCACAGATACCCCAACGCAGCAGCACCAGCATCAGCAATAATAGCGGCCCAGTGAGCAACTCAATTAGTGCTAGTACTAACAGCGTTGTCGTTTCAAATATCTCCAATTGTGGTAAATACAAATGTACCATCCGTATGTCTTAATTTGTTTATCAACTTTGCCTTTAAAATTACAGGTAGTGTAAGCGGAAATGGGGTGTGCCGTCGTAAAGAAGAGCCTCATATAGAACATATGCCGCAACCAAAGAAGCCGCGGCTGGTCTTCACTGATCTGCAGAGACGAACACTTCAAGCAATATTCAAAGTGagtttacaattttaatatagGAATTGTTGcgcttttaatattaaatacacaATTGTTTCATGCTTTGTGATCTTATTCAAGGAAACAAAGAGGCCTTCGAAAGAGATGCAAGTAACAATTGCTCGTCAATTGGGATTAGAACCGACCACGGTAGGGAATTTCTTTATGAATGCACGTCGTCGTTCTATGGATAAATGGCGCGATGATGATTCGAAATCTTTAGGCATGCATCGTCAAAGTAACAGTGCCAACGGTGGGAACAATcgtttaagtaataataatagcaataatcATCACCGCAACTATCATCACCAACAATATCAGCATTCACAACAACATTCTCAGTCGCTTTCGCCGAGCAATCAGCATTCACTAGATCTAGATGACGATGCTGATATGGACTTGGACTTGGGCCATGATGATTTCGACCTAGAAGGTGAACACGATAATGATCCAGATAATGACGACATGTTGTGACACCATACAGAACAGATAATCAAAGAAGAACAGCAACGTCAACATCGTGAGCAACAACTGCAAGAGAAGAAAAGCCAGTCACTACAGCAGGAACAGCCAGACGAAACACAACAACAgttgaagaaatataaaaatagacgACTTcagcaaaaattcaacaaaaacacatacacacgtgaTATTTCATCACTGCAACAATCACGCGACTTGCGTTACAAACGTTATGAACGTATGCGCGCAAGGTCGGCTAGAATATCCACTTCAGTTTCGCCCTTTAATTCCGCGGTATCAGTAGTACGTTTCGGTGAAATTCTCTTGAGCAATAAGAATAACGTTAAGGCCAAAAGTAAACCTTACCCAACAGatgcaactacaacaactattGTAGCTCGAGATATGTGCGGTATGGAATCGGAGAGCACCACCACTGTTTTACGTATCAATTTAAGTAATGATCCAGTACGTAATGATGCACACAATGAATCCCTGCCAAATTTGGAGGCGAAGCGCCAAGCAGATGAAGATAAAATTATTGGTTTTAAACCTAAATACACTTATAGAGAACGCAACAATAATGTGCAAAACAGTCAAATTTTAGTTAGTGAAACTCACAACAGTTTTGACAGAAATTGTGGTGACGATACCAAAAATTTAAGTAAGAAGCGATTGAGCTttaaatttgacaattttttaagGCATATCGACACCGAAGATAGCTACTCAGACAGAAATGGCATCAATATTGTTCAAAGAAATACCATTGATGACGATGTCGATTTTCGGAATGCCTCGCAATTCATGACAACGGACCTAGTCgaacattcaataaatagtaGTAGTATGGATCAGTTTCTTTTATCATCGGATGACGATTCAGATTGCAGTAATCTGGCAAAGCACCTTGCAGTTGCTGTTAGGGGTTGTGATGATAGCGGACAAGAAGAAAATGATAACAACTTTAAAATCAGACGAAGTGAGAATGAAGGCGTCAATGGTAGTGCGGTCGTTCAGAGCATTGCGAACAACGTACTAACCGAATTCGTCATTAAAAACGATGATTCAGCTGATATACTCATAAGTAGTTGTAACTCGGAGTTAGCTGAGCACAATGAAAGAGGGCGCTGTGTTCTTAACACCAATGAGAAATCACAAAATTTGGTAGAGAAATCTGTAATATCATACGATCAACAATTGCAACTGGCACATAATTCAGATATGGACACTGATTATAGCCAAGGGCTGTCGACTAACTCGGTAACATGTAATCAAGAGAGTGATTATTCACCAATTGCTCAGCATAACATGCACGTCGTTGATGACGAAACTAGTGTATCTGTACATGATGTGCTAGGACCTGCTGGCAAGCAAACGATGGCGGAGATACCGAGTAGTAAGGGCGTTTGTGGTGAATATAAATTGATGCCAAAATATATGTTGTATATGGAGTCGAAGCAGTCCCTAATTCCAAATGAACAGCTGCAACATCGAAGGCTGGCATCGTCGCCACTCATAATCAAGACGAATGCTGAAAATTCTGGCCACGCTTTGTATAATGTTGTAAGCAATGACGTTGATTTAAAACAAGTGCAGAAATTCGAATGCATAACTGGCTTCGATGATTCGTTGGCACAGGAACGGGCGCAACGCGGCCAACTTCAACCGCTACGAAGCCGCAAGTTAAGCGATAATGAAAACAGTATGGGAGCAGGTATACCGATTTGTGTGAGCGATTGTgtgaattattttaatgaagatTTGGAGGATAAAAAGGTCATATTAGTGTGCTAGATGTAATGTAGTTAAAACTTAAACTTCACTTTAACAGTTAATACATGGTAGTTAATAGTTTTTAAGCAGATGAATATGCATTAGTTTGCATTAATTGTTGGAAGTACAATAGGAACgagtttttctataaaattcaaaaaatataacatacatatatgctgttAATCACTTAACTGATACTTCAATTTTATGGAGCAACGTAGAGTTTTCAGTTTTAGTCAAGTAATCATGAGACATAGACGTAATAGGAATTGACTTTCTTGTACGTCGTCGTCAACCATGTACGGCTTCCAAGTCCCTCTGGGCCGAAATAAACCTGTACGAGTTTATGCTGACcaacactttttttgttttgttttaatagtAGGTGAAGCATCAAAAGCTGGGGtacggaactttaatccgcaaaacttaacctactcccaactcaaGATTCTCCCACGGAGCCaccggattaagtattactATGTGGCCACAAGACATTTTAAGTCTGCTCTATTGCGCGGACTTACGGCCGCTTAATCTGTTGAAAAAGTCTCCGTTTTGTGATTACACATTTTGGTGCTCTTGTTCCTCCCTTTTTGTCTTTGCCGATACTGTTTTAGGCGCTAATAGCTGCTATAATCGCTAGAGCTCTTCTCCCTGGATGTCAATTGGCGGTATACCGGCTAATACAATACTGCAGCAGGTATGGCTACTAATTATTCGTATTGCAGAAAACCTATGCACTGTGTTAATTGATTTTGTATAAGATATGACGTTTAGAGTCTGGATCCATATTGAATCCGCGTACAATATTACTGAGCTCATAACGTTTGCGATTAGAGATCGCCGGCTGGAACCTACCACCGCACAGCCTCTCTTTGACATTATTCTTGATAAAGCGTTATAGATCTTATTTGGTTTTCCTGACGTGTACACCACGTGCTCCTTGAATTTAAGTCTTGGGTCTAATATTACCTTCAGATACTTCAGTTGTGACTGCGAAGTAATCTCGCAATCTCTCATAGTGGGCACTCTTCGTTCCTCCACCTCCTGCTAAATAACGGCAAGAGCTTAACTTACCGCAAATGTCATTCTTGGCGTTCTATATATACGCAGAACGATAATGAAAATTAAGTATGCTCATAGTTTTCATTCAAAGTCATTTACTGCTATAGACATTCTGTTCGtctgtctatatgtatatacgcgatatcaatctgaaattttgtacacgtctttttctcctaCTAATTTGTctgaatcgccgatatcggaccactatagcatgtccttgtatggaaaacttttttttgtgatgAGGTATATTTCCGAAATTTTGAATGAACTATTCAGGGCAATTGTACAATCTCCTAAGAAACTTTTtagatcgtaccactatagcgtatTGCTATATTAACAGACCTTTAATCGGTCtgatcaagataaagatattttttcgccattttataatataagaaatgcacctgtgaaaggattatagcttcggtgcagccgaagtaaacattttttcctgTTTGTTAGCTGCAACTGAACATTTGCTCTAAgaatttcaatacttttttctatatgtgcttaaatatatatatatacatgtatttttttatggttttagcACGCGTTAGGagataataaataactgaatgTACTGTCAAGGCGGGCGCGTAGCAGAGTTGCTTGGAAAGCATTATTACGTCAGGCCAACGTCGAATAGGGTTGATAAGGCTAGTtaaagaaaaaagaagaaaCTTGCAAAGCAGTTACAGCAACATGATAAGTGCGGTTCATCGGCGAAACAAGCAGCTGGATATTTCTTTAAGATAAATTCTCATATTATGCTGTAAAGCTTGCTTTTAGTGCAAATTTTCATAAGCAGATACGctggtatatatattatattgatattgatatataaattttatatatgtatataggtgcAGATAAATACAAACAATGCTTCTAAATGGTAAGTTTGCATATGCATATGAAAACGTAATTGTAAATCAAAGGGCAGTTGATGCGATTTTTCCTttagacatatacatacatacatatgtacttattaaATAATTGGCTGCTTCTAACCCATATGCATAAGCAAACGTATAAACAAGCttacaaatgtatttacatatatagaacGGTTTTTattgaacatacatacatgtagtcATTATGCAAAACTAcctaaaaattattcatatgaATGATAAAAACAAGAgtagtatttaaaacttaatgGAAATATTAGAgaaattaaacatatttaaagaatttaacATAGAACATGTTTAAAAagcgaaattaaaacaaatatatataggcCTCTGAATGCAggcttttgaataaaaataactaataaGGTGTACAACAAATCCAAAAAGATATAtaagataatatatatttaaaaaatttaacataggacatgatataaaaagcgaaattaaaaaaatatatatatatatgctggtGGATGAAGGCattcgaataataataaataatagggTATACAACAaatccaaagaaaaaaaatcaaattaactcAATTGCTGGAATTTTAAGCTAGTCAAATGCAAAAATCGTCTGTGCAACAAGGCAATTAAATAAAAGACAACTTGCTAAATTCATAGGTTaagtaatatttgtatgtgtatatgcaatGAATGAAATATAGTGAATTTCCTGTAAGCGCACAGTGCACTATGTTTAAACACAACCGGTAATTCTCTAATTAAGAAACTGTAGTGACATCATACattttcaaatacttgtatacatacaaacatacataatagTTTCACATAGGCAGAAAGTGAAAATTCGGCCCATCCTAGTGATATGAACCGCCACTTACTGCGTTGTTAAGCGGAATCACAGTAAATACCAATACATAAGAATATTATACTCGTACTCCCTCAAACAATAgacttttgaaagcaaaaaaaaaggaaaaaaatgtatggccaatttatatacttttatcaaTGGGTTTCAAGCTACTTACatacttttaaactttttcttatttcaaaagCTTCTGCACTGGCCTATAAAGACCATGGCTAGAAATGATACTTGTCTACATACTCTTATAAACTTAAATTGCCACAAGTTCTAGCCCACCTAGCATATTGTATATATCGTCAAAAAAGTCTATTCTCTGCTGCTCCTAGCTGTGATGTGCATTTTTGCAGTGGCCCGCATATGTTGCTCGAGCTTACTTTGCATCCTGAGTACAAATAAAAAGGCTTGGTTATGAGTACATGGCATATCATTGTAGCGCATGTTAAAAACGGCATTGATTACACTTAGCAAACAGTGAGAGTTAAAGAGTTAATATCAAGGAAAAATGCAGTATTTGTGCTATCGCCTAGAATCAAATAAGTAAAGTGTATCACAATCTTTTAACacaacatatt
This genomic interval from Bactrocera oleae isolate idBacOlea1 chromosome X, idBacOlea1, whole genome shotgun sequence contains the following:
- the onecut gene encoding homeobox protein onecut; the protein is MKNLRNSIIKMRMASISEIIDQQSLTSQLVDDSGLITTTASSASARRVSDVGVSVDHPSLSQNLALIDGHRTPSSSPAPVLSAHNVIIDDHNVVAHTVVTTSDGTITDVEGAGPVVMVRTIIDGLSHSPVHSTFQTPTTVSAQSQHEQQVNRQHLHNNDHQLYQHQHHHQLVTSHHQQLLQISNRHQNLQSQHRTQQHQKDRLHDGSSVDFVSSDVILDELSVCSSPNSGTVTNIIDIKQEDKVVVIEKHDLGTKKIGKRRDENPCSDRRTLDVSHIDVDVAVGGINDLSTDAVEVTLNQHHHQHVELHQQRLLHHHYVSGGGSRNGSNSMSQHSHDSLHEHQQSRHGHQISVSNNHHRNTQQSAPQTSDHQTSHHETLSVIVQQHDDSRDSASHMLSPELGVVDENSLQPTSYQTLTSVNERISPPSFSPTSSYATLTPLQPLPPISTMSDKFAYGGHINGGGVSVGGNCVGGGAGSNSNSSSSGVGPFAVMPHQGSLGGLSLSSLSGQSPYSSYDKLPSIGMSMSPPHHYGTSPSHTISSMVVACELHTASPSPCGALSPQSAYSHSTELHSPTLSSTCKTTSDGIISSSVCGNTSLSTGGTSLHINQSDSQKQVICLSQPVTSGNGTGVGESVVVTGYESPYSIHQRDLLVTTTPSSSSASGERSSHLQLQHSPILSPHSISAGSVSLNSPGSCSMANQPVVTLPPINGAMATLSAASLGNRDIADISRLEQDAVAVSLTPSPPPNDMMGTASTLLTIHQPMSHAHPQQQQQQQQQHLVTVTSQQHNIGKQSHPVTSDCSLNVSSSNLRLSSVIGGQNLLNNNNLLCNMGQQQRQLSQQHFQSDQQQHQLQLNIQHVTTINNGSNSSSGSSGCNTTGGGGSTCSSSGGVSGGAGTGSGGSGALTSGSDVEEINTKELAQRISAELKRYSIPQAIFAQRVLCRSQGTLSDLLRNPKPWSKLKSGRETFRRMFKWLQEPEFQRMSALRMAAAQIPQRSSTSISNNSGPVSNSISASTNSVVVSNISNCGSVSGNGVCRRKEEPHIEHMPQPKKPRLVFTDLQRRTLQAIFKETKRPSKEMQVTIARQLGLEPTTVGNFFMNARRRSMDKWRDDDSKSLGMHRQSNSANGGNNRLSNNNSNNHHRNYHHQQYQHSQQHSQSLSPSNQHSLDLDDDADMDLDLGHDDFDLEGEHDNDPDNDDML
- the LOC118683426 gene encoding uncharacterized protein translates to MRARSARISTSVSPFNSAVSVVRFGEILLSNKNNVKAKSKPYPTDATTTTIVARDMCGMESESTTTVLRINLSNDPVRNDAHNESLPNLEAKRQADEDKIIGFKPKYTYRERNNNVQNSQILVSETHNSFDRNCGDDTKNLSKKRLSFKFDNFLRHIDTEDSYSDRNGINIVQRNTIDDDVDFRNASQFMTTDLVEHSINSSSMDQFLLSSDDDSDCSNLAKHLAVAVRGCDDSGQEENDNNFKIRRSENEGVNGSAVVQSIANNVLTEFVIKNDDSADILISSCNSELAEHNERGRCVLNTNEKSQNLVEKSVISYDQQLQLAHNSDMDTDYSQGLSTNSVTCNQESDYSPIAQHNMHVVDDETSVSVHDVLGPAGKQTMAEIPSSKGVCGEYKLMPKYMLYMESKQSLIPNEQLQHRRLASSPLIIKTNAENSGHALYNVVSNDVDLKQVQKFECITGFDDSLAQERAQRGQLQPLRSRKLSDNENSMGAGIPICHALGDNK